One genomic segment of Erythrobacter sp. THAF29 includes these proteins:
- a CDS encoding DUF3667 domain-containing protein encodes MSDVSEGIGAAIEGALAGRAVESRHGEGTPAEDEGGACLNCGAEPLGNYCQNCGQKRHVHRTLSAIGHDLIHGVLHLDGKFWRTLPLLVFKPGQLTRRYIEGERAKFVSPMAMFLFSVFAMFAVFQMVGLSAPTDLEGDTRALVTDMVDRETRLVTEKIAEIDEQLAQSDIDAAQRLALESERTTLERDLALLEGRGENLARMLTSNGTEFLDDLETQGESRIAEAKERLAALPEGSPEHADLAAEIAAAENGLTELRRFEGQAQDAVPFVETSDGTLTLEETGVGWIDSFVGKWQSNPSLMLYKLQANGYKFSWLLIPLSIPFVWLTFLWRRKFHAYDHAIFVTYSLSFMSLLFITVSLIAVSPLGASLAFILFSIAAPLHVYKHLKNTYGLSRFSTIWRFVFLTVCILIILILFLQVLLLLGAF; translated from the coding sequence GTGAGCGACGTTTCCGAAGGCATTGGCGCCGCGATCGAAGGTGCGCTGGCAGGCCGGGCAGTTGAGTCCAGGCATGGCGAGGGCACGCCCGCCGAAGATGAAGGCGGCGCGTGCCTCAATTGCGGGGCGGAGCCGCTCGGCAATTACTGCCAGAACTGCGGCCAGAAACGCCACGTCCACCGCACGCTTTCGGCGATCGGGCACGATCTCATTCACGGCGTTCTTCACCTCGATGGCAAATTCTGGCGCACGCTTCCCCTGCTTGTGTTCAAGCCGGGCCAGCTGACCCGGCGCTATATCGAGGGCGAGCGTGCCAAGTTCGTCAGTCCGATGGCCATGTTCCTGTTCAGCGTCTTCGCGATGTTCGCGGTGTTTCAGATGGTGGGCTTGTCGGCGCCGACCGATCTCGAAGGCGACACCCGCGCGCTGGTGACCGACATGGTCGACCGGGAAACCCGTCTGGTCACCGAAAAGATTGCAGAGATCGACGAGCAATTGGCGCAGTCGGATATCGATGCCGCCCAGCGGTTGGCTCTGGAGTCCGAGCGCACCACGCTGGAACGGGATCTCGCCTTGCTTGAGGGACGCGGCGAAAACCTCGCGCGAATGCTGACTTCCAACGGCACCGAATTCCTCGACGATCTGGAAACGCAGGGAGAAAGCCGGATCGCCGAGGCGAAAGAACGCCTTGCCGCGCTGCCGGAGGGATCGCCCGAGCATGCCGATCTCGCTGCCGAGATCGCCGCGGCCGAAAATGGTCTGACCGAGCTCAGGCGGTTCGAAGGCCAGGCGCAGGACGCGGTGCCATTCGTAGAGACCAGCGACGGCACTCTTACCCTGGAGGAGACCGGCGTCGGCTGGATCGATTCCTTCGTCGGGAAATGGCAGAGCAATCCCAGCCTGATGCTCTACAAACTGCAGGCGAACGGATACAAGTTCAGCTGGCTGCTGATCCCGCTATCGATACCATTCGTGTGGCTGACATTTCTGTGGCGACGCAAGTTCCATGCTTACGACCATGCAATCTTCGTCACCTATTCGCTCAGCTTTATGTCGCTGCTGTTTATCACGGTATCCCTGATCGCGGTGAGTCCCCTTGGGGCAAGTCTCGCTTTCATTCTGTTTTCGATCGCGGCCCCCCTACACGTCTACAAGCACCTCAAGAATACCTACGGCCTGTCGCGCTTTTCAACGATCTGGCGTTTCGTGTTCCTGACGGTGTGCATCCTCATCATCCTGATACTGTTCCTGCAGGTGCTGCTGCTGCTCGGCGCGTTTTGA